CGCTGAGCATGGTCTGCTGGACCTTCGCGTTGGGCCACAGCTGGTCCATGAAGGGCACGGTGCGGTTGTCCGCGACGTAGGTGGTGAGTTCGGCGAGCCCGGGGTCGACGGCGGTGCCGGCGCCGGGGAGGGTCGGCAGGCTGCCCTGCGCCTCGTTGAAGATCTTCATGCCCGCCGGCGACATGACGAAGGTGACGAACTTCAGCGCGAGGTCCCTGTTCTTGGCCTTGGCGTTGATGCCGTAGCCGGCACCGGCGGCGGCCGGCATGACGAACTCGGCCGGGTTGTCGGTGGCCGGGAGCGCCTTCATGGTGAACGTGCCGGCCGGGTTCTTCTGCTTGAGCAGGCCGATGATCCAGTTGCCCTGGATGATGCCGAGCGTCTTCCCGGTCGCGGCCAAGGTCTGGCTGGCTTCGTAGCTGGTGCCGAGCGGGTCCCTCTGGAAGCAGCCGGCGGTGTTCATCTCCTGGTACTTCGCCATCGCGGTCGTCCACGGCGAGCCGGCGAAGCTGGTCCGGCCGGCGGCGAGCTTGGTGTCGAAGTCCCGGTCGGCGCCGTAGACGGTGGTGGCGGTCAGCGCGTAGAGGGCGATCTGGGTGACCCAGTTGTCCTGGATGCCGAGCGCGAACGCCGGGGTGCCCTTGCCCGCGGCGTCCCGGCAGAAGGTGAGCAGTTCGGTCCAGGTGCCCGGCGCCGTCAGTCCGGACTGCGCGAGTGCCTGGTCGTTGTAGACGGCGCCGATGCCGTTGAGCCCGAACACCGCGTTGTAGGTCTTGCCCTCGTACCGGGCGACCTTCTGGAACGACTCCGGCAGCTGCCCGGCCCACGGCTGGTCGGACAGGTCGAGCAGGTAGCCGGGCTCGGCGATGACGTAGGTGGCGCCGGGGTTGCCGTTGCCGGGCCAGACGGTCATCACGTCCGGTGCGGTGCCGGAGGACAGCTGGGTGCGGATCTGCTGCTGGTACTGGTCGGCGCCGCTGGTGGTGAGGTTGACGGTGACGCCGGGGTTGGCGGCCTTGAACGCGTCGACGACCTTCTCGATCGATCCCTGGTCGACCGACGCGATGGTCAGGGTGGTGCCGTCACCGGCGCCGGCGTTGGTGCCGCCGGAACAGCCGGCCAGCAGGGCCACGGCGGCGGCCGCCGTGAGTAGACGTGTGCGCATGGTTCTCCCTCGTGGAGATGGTTTCAGGCGGTGAAGGTGTAACGGCCGGACGTCAGCCGCAGGGCGAGGCCCGTGGCTTCCGGTTCGGCCCGGAGCACCCCGTCCGCCTCGGCGGCGGGCACCGTGCCCTCGTGCACGCCGCCGGGGTCGGAGGTGGGGATGTGCAGTTCGGCGGTGCATCCCGGCGGTACCGTGACGGTCACGGTGAGCCGGTCGTCCTCGCGGGACCAGCCGCAGGCCACGAGGCCGCGCGCGGTCTCCTGCTCGGCGTGCGCGCGGGTGAGGTGCCCGCCCGGGGTGGGACGCAGCAGCAGCTCGGAGTAGGCGACCGAACCGGCCGTCTGGTCGATGCCGGCGACGCGGCCGTAGAGCCAGTCACCGACGCTGCCCAGGCTGTAGTGGTTGAACGAGTTCATCGCCGCGGACTGGAAGCCGCCGTGGTCGGTCCAGCCGTCCCAGCGCTCCCAGATCGTGGTGGCGCCGTGCCGGATCGAGTACCCCCACGACGGGTACTCCCGCTGGTGCAGCAGGGCGTAGGCGAGGTCGGCGCGGCCGTGGTCGGTCAGCACCGGGCACAGCAGCGGCACGCCGACGAAGCCGGTGGTCAGCCGGTTGCCGCGGTTCTCGATGTCGGCGGCCAGGTGCGCGACGGCGTCGCCGACCAGGGCCGGCGGGAGCAGGCCGAACCCGATCGCCAGCAGGTACGCGGTCTGGGTGCCACCCTTGACGCTGCCGTCGTCACCGACGAACGCGTCCTGGAACGCCCGGGTGATCGCGGCGTGCAGCTGCCGCCACCGTGCCGACGGTCTGCCGAGCACGTCGGCCGCCTCGGCCACGATCTGCGTGCTGCGCGCGAAGTACGCGGTCGCCAGCACGTCGCGAGGTGTGTCGGCGTCGATCTGCAGCCAGTCACCGTAGGAGTTGCCGGTGCGGTGCTGCCAGAGCAGGCCGGGGTTGTGCCGGTGGATGTGGTCGATCCAGGCGGTCATCGCGTCGAAGCAGCGTTCCAGGGTGCGCCGGTCGCCGTAGGTGCGCCACAGCAGCCACGGGATGATCACCCCGCCGTCGCCCCAGGCGGGTGCGCCCTCCCGCTCGAAGGCGATGATCGGGGCCACGTCACGGAACGCGCCGTCGTCGTCCTGGCCGTCGACGACGTCGCGCAGCCAGCGGGCGAAGAACGCGGACACGTCGGCGTTGCGGGTCGCGGTCGGTGCGAACACCTGCGCGTCGGCGAGCCAGCCGAGCCGCTCGTCGCGTTGCGGGCAGTCGGTGGGGACCGCGACGAAGTTGCCGCGCTGCCCCCAGCCGATGTTGGCGTGCAACCGCATGACGGCCGGGTCGTCGCAGTCGAAGGTTCCGGTCCAGGGGGTGTCGCTGTGCAGGACCCGCGCGGTCACGTCGCCCGGTGCCAGCTCGCCGGGGTACCCGCTGATCTCGGCGTACCGGAAGCCGTGGACGGTGAACTGCGGCTCGAACACCTCGCCGTCGCCGCCGGCGCTGACGTAGGTGTCGGTGGCGGCGGCCCGGCGCAGGTTCAGCGTGTACGGCTCGCCGTCGGCGAGCACCTCGGCGTGCCGCACCACGATCCGCCGGCCGGCGGTGCCGCCGTGGACGCGCAACCGGATCCGGCCGACGAGGTTCTGCCCGAAGTCGACGACGAACCGGCCCGGCTCGCGCCGGTCCACCGATACGGCCGGCAGCTGTGTGACGACCCGGATCGGCGCGTCCGGTTCGGCGACCAGCGGGCCGGGTGCGGTGTCGAGCACCGCGACCGGGCGGTTGCCCGTCACGCCGCGGCGGGCGTCGACGTACTGGCCCATCATCAGGTCGGCGGACCGGACCGGGCCGTCGCTCTCGGTCCAGTCGCCGCCGGTGGCGATGACCCGCTGCGAGCCGTCCGCGAAGTCCAGTACCAGCTGGGCGAGCAGGCCGGGCGCGGCACCGTAGTGGCGGGCCGGGCGGCGCGGGTCGAAGCCGACGTAACCGCTCCACCAGCCGTCGGCGACGACGGCGGTGATGGTGTTGTCGCCGGTGCGCAACTGCTCTGTCACGTCGTAGGTCTGGTACTGGATGCGGTGGTGGTACTCGGTCCAGCCCGGGGCGAGTTCCCGGTCGCCGACGCGCTCGCCGTTGAGGTACGGCTCGTAGACGCCCCGGGCGGTGGCGTGGAGCCGGGCCCGCACCGGTCGCCGTGCCAGCCGGAACTCGTGCCGGAGGTACAGTGCCGCCTCCGCCGGGCCGGGCGAGATCAGGTCGTCGTCGGTCGGCGGGTCCACCGGTGGCAGCGCGACGGGGTCGCGGCCGATCCACACCGCGGTCCAGTCCTCGCGGTGCAGCAGGCCGGTCTCGAACCAGGTCTGCGCGGTCGCGGCGGGCGCGCCGGTGTCGTCCCAGACCTCGACGCGCCAGTGGTAGCGGGTGGCCGAGCGCAGCGCCGGTCCGTCCCAGTCGATCAGCAGCGTCTCGCCGCCGGCCCGGCGACCGCTGTCCCACAGCAGGCGCGCGGGCGTGTCCAGGTCGTCGGCGCGTGCGGCCGCGGTGATCCGGTAGGCGCTCTGTGCCGCGCCGCGCCGTGCGTCGCGCAGCTTCCAGGACAGCCGGGGGCTGGTCTCGCCGAGGCCGAGGGGCTCGGTGCGCTGTTCCGTCTGCAGGCCGTAAACGATCATCCTTTGAGTCCTCCGGCGAATCCGTTGATGATGCTGCGCTGCAGGGCCAGGTAGACCGCGAGGACCGGGACGATGCTGATCAGCAGGGCGGCGAAGATGAGGTTCCAGTCGGAGACGAACTGCCCGACGAAGCCGGCCACCGCGACCGGCATGGTCTGCTGGGTGCTGCCGGACAGGTACAGCAGCGGGGTGAAGAAGTCGTTCCACACGCTGACGGTGTTGAGCACGAGCGCGGTCACGGTGATCGGCTTGAGCATCGGCAGGACGACGTACCGGAAGGCGCTCAGCGGCCCGCAGCCGTCGAGGGTGGCGGCCTCCTCGAAGTCGCGCGGCAGCGCACGCAGGAAGCCGACGTAGAGGAACGTCGTGAACGGCACCTGCAGGCCGGCGTAGAACAGCACCAGCGACCAGATCGAGCCGAGCAGTCCGAGGTCGCGAACCGTCTGGTAGAGCGGCAGGGCGGCGAGCTGGAACGGCAGGATCAGGCCGAGCATGATCAGCAGGAACGTGCCGCGGGACCAGCGCGCGGTGGACCGGGCGAGCGGGTAGGCGGCCAGCGACGACACCGCGAGGATGATCACGACGCTCACCGCGGTCACCACGACGCTGTTGATCAGGGCACCGCCGAGGCCGCCCTCCTGCCAGGCCTGGGTGAAGTTGTCGAGCGTCGGTGAGGTGGTCGGGCTGACCGGCGACGAGGTGTCCGAGGGGTCCCGGACCGCGAGGTTGACCAGCACGTAGACCGGGAAGGCGAAGATCAGGGCCACGAAGATCATGACCATTTCGAGCACGAGGGTACGGCGTGAGTAGCGGTTCATGACGCCGCCTTCTCGTTGCGGTTGAGGACGGCGTACTGGCCGGCGGAGGCGACGGCGACGATCGCGGTGAGGACCACGGCGAGCGCGATGCTGTAACCGAACTCGCCGAGCGTGAACGCGTCCTTGTAGATCAGCGTGGAGATGGTGTCGGTGGCATGCCCGGGTCCGCCGCCGGTGAGCGCGTACACCTGGTCGAAGAGTTTGATCCCGCCGATGATCGACAGCATCAGGTTGATCGTGATGGCCGGTGCCAGCAGCGGGCGGATGATCGACCAGAAGCGGCGGACCGGCCCGCTGCCGTCGATCGCGGCCGCCTCGTAGATCTCCTTCGGCACCGACTGCAGCCCGGCCAGGAAGATCACCATGGAGTAGCCGGCGAACTGCCAGACCACGACCAGGACGATCATCCAGAGCGCGAGTTCCGGGTCGCCGAGCCAGTTCTGCCGCCAGGCGCCCAGGCCGACGGCGCCGAGCAGGCTGTTGACCGCGCCGTCCGGGCCAAGCAGGTTGCGCCAGAGGTAGGCGGTGACGATGGGGGTGATCACGGCCGGGGCGAACAGCAGGGCCCGCAGCACGTTACGGCTCTTGATCATCGTGTTGACGCCGAGCGCCAGCAGCAGCCCGATGCCGTTCTGGATGACGGTGATCGCAACGGCGATGACCAGCGTGTGCCAGACGGCCTGCAGCGCGTCCGGGTCGTCGGCCATGGCGGTGAAGTTGTCCAGCCCGATGACCGCGAAGTCCGGGTCGAGGCCGTCCCAGTCGGTGAAGGCGTAGTAGACCCCCCGGGCGCTGGGGACCAGCACCACGAAGGCGAACAGCAGCATTGCCGGGACGGCGAACCACCAGGGTGGTGCGGCCTGACCCCGACGGGATCGAAACATCACCGCAGTGCGATCCGATCGTCGGTCGTGCCCATCGGTTGTCACGGGAAACCGCCTTGCTGAATCGTTTCAGGATCGGTCGGAGCACCACGGGACCCGGCCGGCCCGCCAGTGCCGTCCGGCCGCCGGGGTGACGTGGGTAACGTTTTCCGAATGTTTCGCCGACCTTACGAGCGCGTGCCAAACAGCGTCAAGAGGTTCGCGGTCTCGAATCTCGGCGTGGGCGCCGCCACCGGACCCGGTGCCCACCCCCGCTCCGGGCCGGGATTCGATGATCTCTATGGTGGATAACGTTTCACTAAGCAGGGAGCGCGCATGCCCGAAGGACCCGCCGTCGCCCGACGGGTGACGATCGTCGACGTGGCCTGCCGGGCGGGCGTGTCGACCACCGCGGTGTCGCGGACGCTGCTCGCGCGGCAACACCCGCCCACCGCCGTCTTCGCGGGCGCGGACGTCGTCGCCCCGGGCGTCCTCGACGCCCTCACCGAGGCCGGCCGGTCCGTGCCCGGCGACGTGTCCGTGCCCGGCGACGTGTCCGTGCCCGGCGACGTCTCCGTCGCCGGATACGACAACATCGCCCTGGCCGCGTTCCGCGCGATCTCCCCGACGACCGTGGACCAGGACGGGCACCGCATCGGTGTCACCGCGGCAGAGCCGCTGCTCGCGCATCGCCGAGCCGGCCCGGGCGAGCGCGCGGGTGAAGCTCTCCCCCACCGCGGTCCCGCGGGCATGACAGCCCCACCGCGCTGATCAGTACGCTGTGCCCAACGCCGAACCGTAGAGGAGACCAGGTGGTCAAGCCCGCGCCCCGACGCGTCACCATCGTCGACGTCGCGCGCCACGCCCAGGTGTCCACCACCGCCGTGTCCAAGGTGCTGCGCAACGCCTACGGCGCCAGCCCGGCCATGCGCGCCAAGGTGCAGCAGGCGATGACGGAGCTCGGCTACCGGCCGCACGCCGCCGCACGCGGGCTGCGCGGGCAGACGTACACCATCGGCGTGATGCTCCCCGAGCTGCGCAACCTGTTCTTCGCCGACATCCTCGACGGGATCACCGCCCAGCTCGGCGACACCGACTACCAGGTACTGCTCGCGCCCGGCTGCAACGGCGAGAAGGCCGAGGCCCGGGTCATCGACGCGATGATCGACCGCAGCATGGACGGCCTCGTCCTCATCGCCCCGGTCTCGGCCCGGAGCCGCCTGAACGAGGTGGCCCGCACCGTACCGACCGTGGTCGTCGGCCGGCACGGCTCCTCCCCCGCCTACGACACCGTCACCGACGACGACATCGCCGGCGCCGCCCTGGTCGTCGACCACCTCGTCAGCCTCGGCCACCGCCGCATCGCGCACATCGAACACCACGAGACCGACCGGGTCCGCCTCGCCGAGATGCCCAACGCCCAGCGTGCCCGCGGCTACCGCGACGCGATGATCGCCCATGGCCTCGAGGACGAGATCGACATCGCCTCCACCAGCTACACCCATGACGGCGGACACCTCGGCGCCCGGCAGCTGCTCGACCGGCCGCGCCGCCCGACCGCGATCTTCGCGGGTGCCGACGTCGTCGCCCTCGGCGCCCTCGAGGCGGTCGCCGAGGCCGGGCTGACGGTGCCCGGCGACATCTCGGTCGCCAGCTACGACAACAGTGCCCTCGCCTCGTTCGGGCCGATCTCGCTGACCAGCGTCGACCAGGACGGCCGGCAGATGGGCGTCGACGCAGCCCGCCTGCTCGTCGACCGGATCACCGACCGGCAACGCCGCACGGCCCAGGTGACGCTGTCACCCACGCTGGTCGTCCGGCGCACCACCGCGGCCGTCGAGGCGGCGCAGTGAGCATCATTACCGAGAACCGGCGGATCGACGGCCCGCACGGCGAGATCCCCGTACGTGTCTACCGGCCCGGCGGCGAGGCCGGCGCCGGCCTCGTCTGGGCGCACGGCGGCGCCTTCTTCGGCGGCGACATCGACATGCCGGAAAGCGACTGGGTCGCCCGGAGACTCGCCGAGCGGGGAATCACGGTCGTGAGCGTGGACTACCGCCTCGCACCGGTCCTGCCCGCGATGACCGGCAGCGGTGACGCGGACGCCGCACGCTTCCATTACCCGGTCGCGTCCGAGGAGGTCACCGCGGCGTTCACCTGGGCGACGACAGCACCGCTGCGCGTGCCGGGCTGGGCCCTCGGCGGTGCCAGCGCCGGCGCGAACCTCGCCGCCGGCGCCACACTGCGACTGCGCGACACCGGCCGGCCGATGCCCCGGGCCACGCTGCTGGTCTACCCGGTGCTGCACGCGACGCTGCCGGCGATGTCCGCCGAGCTGACCGCGAAGTTCATGACGCTGCCGGACCCGCACGCGGTGGGCCCGGAGACGATCAGCCGGATGAACCTCAACTACGTACGGGATCCCGCCGGTCTGGAGCAGCCGTACGCGTTCCCCGGCGGCCACGACCTCACCGGCATGCCCCCGACGTTCATCCTCAACTCCGACATCGATCCGCTGCGCGCGTCCGGGCAGCGGTTCGGCGCCGAACTCGTCGACGCCGGCGTCGACGTCCTGGTGATCCGTGAGCCCGGCGTCCGCCACGGCCACCTCAACGAACCGGACAACCCGGGCGCGCTCCGCAGCCTCGACCGGATGGCGAACTGGCTCCTGACACCGGCCCTGGGCGGGGTCACGGGCCGATCCGCGGCGCCCGGGCCGTCAGCGGCCGGCGTTGCGAGGCAGTGACGCGGTGCCACAGGCAGGTCGGTAGATCATCCGGTTGGAACAGCTCGCGAGGTTCCAGTTGGTCGCGAGGTACGAGCCGGCCGGCGGGTTGGGGTGGAAATAGTCGTTGACGTTGCAGTCCCAGTAGTAGTCGAGGTTGCCGTTCGGAGACGGGCACACGTTGCTGCGGTAGCCGTCCGAGCGGGGACCGCCGTCCTTGTAGCACATGACGTCCGCGTCGTCGTTGCAGTGGCCGGCACCGGAGCCGTTGGGTGTGCCCGGGAGTACCGCGCCCATCGAGTGCCCCTGCTCGTGCAACATGTACGTGAACGGGCACCGGCCGGTGACCACCGCGACGCCCGGCGCGTTGTTCACGCTGTTCTCGACGCCGGGGCGCGCGTCCCCGGAACCGAAGGCGACACCGCCACCGCAGCCCCCGTCGCCCCAGTAGACGACGTTGTCCTGACCGGTGGCCCGCAGGCCCTGCCGCGCGATCTCCTGGTCGATGGCACCGATGTTGCCGTCGTTGGTGCTGCTGCGCACCACGCGGACCGCGGGCTGGCCGGTGTTGTCGCACACGACCCGCAGCGACAGGTCCCCGCCGTACTCCGCGGCGCGGTTGGACACCATGGCGTTGGACTCGAGGAAGTGCTGCCGCATGAGCGGGACCATCGTCGCCGACGCGTCGCGGCCGCCCGCGGGGATCATGTAGACGAGCTGGATGCGGTACGAGTCGGTAGCGCAGTGGTGCGCCCGCGCGGCGAGCGCGGCCGGCTCCTTCGCGGCTACCGTGAGCGAGTCACGGGTGCCCCTGTCCGCTGCGGTCGGGGCGTCGAGGTGCGCGATCCGGTCACCGTACGGCGTGCGCAGCTTGAACTGCCCGTCGCCCATCGCGCACACGCGGTCGCCCAGGCGGCGGTCGGGGGTGAACTCGGCACCACGTCGACAGCGGTCCAGGTCCGCGGACGAGTGATCGTGCGCGTCCGGAGCGGGCCCGGCCCGGCCCTGGTCAGCGACGACGGCAGCGGCCGGGGCGGCCGTTCCGGGCACTCCGAGGGCGGACGCGGTGATCACACCGGCCGCGATCGTCACGAGCAGTTTCTTGATGTGCACTTCGACCTCCGAGGTTGATCGGCACGGTGGGTGGACGGGCTCTCCCGCACCTGGATCGGGTGACGGAACACGCCCGTGCCGCACCGGATGAGCGAGCGAGAGCAGTCGCTTCCAAAACCGTTTTCGGAAGGCGGTGGATCAGCCGATGGAAGGCATGGTCAGTGCTTCGGCCTGGATCACCGCCGGTTCGTGGCGCATCGACTTTTGTCGATTGCAAACGTTTTCGGGACTATAGCGCCATATGGGCAAGTCCCACAACCATGCACATCTGTCAATGCCTGTCGAAGCTGCGCCGCTCGCCCTGGGCCGCGCCGGTGACCCGGCCACGCCGCCGCGACGGATCGGATCCTGGCCGCCTGCCGCCTGCCGGGAGCGTCGTCCCATGTCGGCCTCGGGCCGCCGGTCCCGCCGTGACCCGCACCGTCACGATGACGATGGCTCAATGGTCAGGTCGACTGCCGGTCTTGCCGAGATCGTCAACCGCGGGTGTCGACGGGGCACCGAACGATGCCGCGTAGTCGCTGGGGGTGTACCCGAAACGCTGCCGGAACGCGCGGGTGAGATGTGCGTGGTCGGCGAACCGCCACCGTGCGGCGATCGTCGAGAGCGCGAGGCGCCGGCCGGGCGAGGCGAGCGCCCGGTGGACCTGCTCCAGTCGTTGATCACGGATGTAGGCACTCGCCGATCGGCCCTCCGCGGCGAAGGCCCGCTGAAGCGTGCGGACGGAGACGTTCAGCTCACCGGCCAGGGTCATCGGGGTCAGATCGGGATCGGTGAGGCGCCTGTCGGCGAGCCGGCGCGCCGCGTCGGCGAGCGCGGCGCCCAGCCGGGGTTCCGTCTCGTCCAGGCCGCCGAGGCACGCCGCACGGGCCAACTCGACGAGGGTCTCGCGGGCGGCGTCGATCCCCGCCGGCCCCAACCCCGCGACGGTCCGCTGGACCAGGGTGGCGTGCGCCGTCAGCAGCCGCACCTCGGCCGTGTCGGCCGGTCCGTCCGCCGGCTGGCCCCGCGTCATCGCCCCGAGGGCCGAGGACGGGACCACGAGCACTTGACCGACCGAGCCCGGCGCCGCGGCGAAGTGCGACAACCGGCCGGCCTGCACCGTGAACCTGCCGCCCCGTACCACCTGCTCCGCGCCGTTCCTGAGCCCGAGCCGCCACTCGCCCCTGCGCACGATCCACAGCCGGACGTGGTCGTCGACGGCGACGGAACGGCCCGTCGTCCGCAGGGCCGTGGAGCTCTCCAGGGTGTTGAACAGGACGTCGCGGACGCTGAACCCGCGCGAGCGGACGCGAAAGTCAGCCACCGTCGCCCGGCTGAACGGCGTCACCGGGAACCGGCTCCCGAGTCGGGACCTCCACTCCCGGACGAAGTCCCGGTGAGCGTTCGAGCCGTGCACATCGAGGTGAATCGTGCCGGTCATGGTGTCGCGTATCTTCAATCCGTCGTGACGTGCCGTTACAAGCGCATCCGGCCGCGGGGTTCATAGCATCTCCAGCGTAGATCAACCTATGCGTGGAGGTTCTCTCGTGAGCAAGGCTGTCGTGCTCGTGCACGGGGCTTGGCACGGCCCGTCCTGCTGGCAACCGCTGGTGGACGCCCTTGCCGGTGTTGACGTCCGGACCGTGGATCTGCCCAGTTCCGGTACCGACCCCGCGGCGCTGGGCGGGCTGGCCGAGGACGCCGCCGAGATCACGCGGGTGCTCGCCGGCATCGACGGACCCTCGATCGTGGTGGCGCACTCCTACGGCGGCGCGCCCGTCACCCAAGCCGTGGAAGCCGGCAGCGGCGTCGAGCACATCGTCTACGTCAGCGCGTTGCAGCTCGACGCCGGGGAATCCCTGCTCGGCCTGACCGGTGGACAGGTGCCGCCGTACTGGCGGGAACACGACGGATACGTCACCGTCGAGACGGCCGAACAGATCTTCTACGACGACCTGACTCCCGAGCGGACCGCGACCGCGCTGGCCGGGCTCCGGCTGCAGTCGCGGTCGTCACTGGAGCAGCCGGTGACCCGGGCCGCCTGGCGAGAGGTGCCCAGCAGTTATGTCGTGTGCAGCGATGACCGCTCCTTCCCTCCGCAGGCGCAGGAGATGCTGGCTCACCGGGCGGACACCGTGCACCACGTCGCGTCCGGGCATTTTCCCTTCCTGAGGGATCCCGAGGGGTTCGCCGCCCTGCTGCGCCCCCTGCTGTGACGAAGCCAGGCCGGTCGCTCCCGCGTGCACGCACGACACCGGCGAGCTGCGTGCCCACCGCGCCGTCCGGCCCTTGACCACCCGCGGGCAGGACTGTTGAGAAAGCAGTCGCTGTCGCCAGGCGGAGCCACCACACTGTCCGCGATGAGTGGCGATACCGGCGGATGGCACTACGCGAACCCGAACACCGTGCCCGGGGCGCTACAGCGGGGACTCGGCCGCGGCGCCCATCAGGTCGCGTCGACCTCGGACGCGTCAGACCTGGTCACGGCCTGTCTACGACGTGACTACCGCTGGGACCGGCAGGTCGATGAGCGCGATGTCTACCTGGCACGACTCGTCCGCGACCTGCGGATGCCGATCGCACCCGTCATTACCCGACTGTACGAAGCCCCGCCGCGCGACTCCGACGACGAGAACGCGTTCACGGTCGCCCTCGGGGTACTCGAGGCACTGGGCCGAGCCGACGTCGATGAGGCAGTCGAGGGCGTCCGCCGCTACGTCCGCCACGGCGCCCGTGAGCTACGCCGACGCCCGCCCGCGCCCGAGTTCCTCGACCTGGCCGAAGACCTCGCCGACAGGAGCACCGCGGGGCACGTGCACGGCGTCATCACAAAGCTGGGTGCACTCGCTCTTCCGGCTGCCCGCCGCTGGGCCGGCACGGCCGGTCACCCACTGACCTGGACGGGCCTGCGGCTAATGGCCGCCCACGGCGACGCCACGGACGTTCCGGCTCTGGTCGCCGGCTTGGATTGGCTGGACGCCCGCCCGGACGACCGGTGCGGTTACGACGAACTGGCCGGCGGCTTGGCCCGCATCGGCGGCCCCTCAGCCGCGACGACGCTACAGCGCCTGCACCGCCTGTGGTTCAGCCCGCACTCCTACGAACGGGCCTCCTGTCTACGCGCGCCGGCCACGCTCGACCCGGCCGGCGCGCAGCGCAAGATCATCGAAGGGCTGTGGGGACTGCGAGGCCGACGTCCGGCTACTGGCCGTGCAGCGAACGCCGCT
This genomic window from Catenuloplanes niger contains:
- a CDS encoding alpha/beta hydrolase fold domain-containing protein, with the translated sequence MSIITENRRIDGPHGEIPVRVYRPGGEAGAGLVWAHGGAFFGGDIDMPESDWVARRLAERGITVVSVDYRLAPVLPAMTGSGDADAARFHYPVASEEVTAAFTWATTAPLRVPGWALGGASAGANLAAGATLRLRDTGRPMPRATLLVYPVLHATLPAMSAELTAKFMTLPDPHAVGPETISRMNLNYVRDPAGLEQPYAFPGGHDLTGMPPTFILNSDIDPLRASGQRFGAELVDAGVDVLVIREPGVRHGHLNEPDNPGALRSLDRMANWLLTPALGGVTGRSAAPGPSAAGVARQ
- a CDS encoding alpha-L-rhamnosidase → MIVYGLQTEQRTEPLGLGETSPRLSWKLRDARRGAAQSAYRITAAARADDLDTPARLLWDSGRRAGGETLLIDWDGPALRSATRYHWRVEVWDDTGAPAATAQTWFETGLLHREDWTAVWIGRDPVALPPVDPPTDDDLISPGPAEAALYLRHEFRLARRPVRARLHATARGVYEPYLNGERVGDRELAPGWTEYHHRIQYQTYDVTEQLRTGDNTITAVVADGWWSGYVGFDPRRPARHYGAAPGLLAQLVLDFADGSQRVIATGGDWTESDGPVRSADLMMGQYVDARRGVTGNRPVAVLDTAPGPLVAEPDAPIRVVTQLPAVSVDRREPGRFVVDFGQNLVGRIRLRVHGGTAGRRIVVRHAEVLADGEPYTLNLRRAAATDTYVSAGGDGEVFEPQFTVHGFRYAEISGYPGELAPGDVTARVLHSDTPWTGTFDCDDPAVMRLHANIGWGQRGNFVAVPTDCPQRDERLGWLADAQVFAPTATRNADVSAFFARWLRDVVDGQDDDGAFRDVAPIIAFEREGAPAWGDGGVIIPWLLWRTYGDRRTLERCFDAMTAWIDHIHRHNPGLLWQHRTGNSYGDWLQIDADTPRDVLATAYFARSTQIVAEAADVLGRPSARWRQLHAAITRAFQDAFVGDDGSVKGGTQTAYLLAIGFGLLPPALVGDAVAHLAADIENRGNRLTTGFVGVPLLCPVLTDHGRADLAYALLHQREYPSWGYSIRHGATTIWERWDGWTDHGGFQSAAMNSFNHYSLGSVGDWLYGRVAGIDQTAGSVAYSELLLRPTPGGHLTRAHAEQETARGLVACGWSREDDRLTVTVTVPPGCTAELHIPTSDPGGVHEGTVPAAEADGVLRAEPEATGLALRLTSGRYTFTA
- a CDS encoding helix-turn-helix domain-containing protein, producing the protein MADFRVRSRGFSVRDVLFNTLESSTALRTTGRSVAVDDHVRLWIVRRGEWRLGLRNGAEQVVRGGRFTVQAGRLSHFAAAPGSVGQVLVVPSSALGAMTRGQPADGPADTAEVRLLTAHATLVQRTVAGLGPAGIDAARETLVELARAACLGGLDETEPRLGAALADAARRLADRRLTDPDLTPMTLAGELNVSVRTLQRAFAAEGRSASAYIRDQRLEQVHRALASPGRRLALSTIAARWRFADHAHLTRAFRQRFGYTPSDYAASFGAPSTPAVDDLGKTGSRPDH
- a CDS encoding carbohydrate ABC transporter permease, encoding MNRYSRRTLVLEMVMIFVALIFAFPVYVLVNLAVRDPSDTSSPVSPTTSPTLDNFTQAWQEGGLGGALINSVVVTAVSVVIILAVSSLAAYPLARSTARWSRGTFLLIMLGLILPFQLAALPLYQTVRDLGLLGSIWSLVLFYAGLQVPFTTFLYVGFLRALPRDFEEAATLDGCGPLSAFRYVVLPMLKPITVTALVLNTVSVWNDFFTPLLYLSGSTQQTMPVAVAGFVGQFVSDWNLIFAALLISIVPVLAVYLALQRSIINGFAGGLKG
- a CDS encoding ABC transporter substrate-binding protein yields the protein MRTRLLTAAAAVALLAGCSGGTNAGAGDGTTLTIASVDQGSIEKVVDAFKAANPGVTVNLTTSGADQYQQQIRTQLSSGTAPDVMTVWPGNGNPGATYVIAEPGYLLDLSDQPWAGQLPESFQKVARYEGKTYNAVFGLNGIGAVYNDQALAQSGLTAPGTWTELLTFCRDAAGKGTPAFALGIQDNWVTQIALYALTATTVYGADRDFDTKLAAGRTSFAGSPWTTAMAKYQEMNTAGCFQRDPLGTSYEASQTLAATGKTLGIIQGNWIIGLLKQKNPAGTFTMKALPATDNPAEFVMPAAAGAGYGINAKAKNRDLALKFVTFVMSPAGMKIFNEAQGSLPTLPGAGTAVDPGLAELTTYVADNRTVPFMDQLWPNAKVQQTMLSGLQEVFSGQATADEVLKDMDTDYKAGS
- a CDS encoding carbohydrate ABC transporter permease; its protein translation is MLLFAFVVLVPSARGVYYAFTDWDGLDPDFAVIGLDNFTAMADDPDALQAVWHTLVIAVAITVIQNGIGLLLALGVNTMIKSRNVLRALLFAPAVITPIVTAYLWRNLLGPDGAVNSLLGAVGLGAWRQNWLGDPELALWMIVLVVVWQFAGYSMVIFLAGLQSVPKEIYEAAAIDGSGPVRRFWSIIRPLLAPAITINLMLSIIGGIKLFDQVYALTGGGPGHATDTISTLIYKDAFTLGEFGYSIALAVVLTAIVAVASAGQYAVLNRNEKAAS
- a CDS encoding substrate-binding domain-containing protein encodes the protein MPEGPAVARRVTIVDVACRAGVSTTAVSRTLLARQHPPTAVFAGADVVAPGVLDALTEAGRSVPGDVSVPGDVSVPGDVSVAGYDNIALAAFRAISPTTVDQDGHRIGVTAAEPLLAHRRAGPGERAGEALPHRGPAGMTAPPR
- a CDS encoding LacI family DNA-binding transcriptional regulator — encoded protein: MVKPAPRRVTIVDVARHAQVSTTAVSKVLRNAYGASPAMRAKVQQAMTELGYRPHAAARGLRGQTYTIGVMLPELRNLFFADILDGITAQLGDTDYQVLLAPGCNGEKAEARVIDAMIDRSMDGLVLIAPVSARSRLNEVARTVPTVVVGRHGSSPAYDTVTDDDIAGAALVVDHLVSLGHRRIAHIEHHETDRVRLAEMPNAQRARGYRDAMIAHGLEDEIDIASTSYTHDGGHLGARQLLDRPRRPTAIFAGADVVALGALEAVAEAGLTVPGDISVASYDNSALASFGPISLTSVDQDGRQMGVDAARLLVDRITDRQRRTAQVTLSPTLVVRRTTAAVEAAQ